From Pseudanabaena sp. PCC 6802, one genomic window encodes:
- a CDS encoding response regulator — MDTKCVLIVDDEPDIREVAQVSLEMMGGWQVLTSDSGRDGLAKAKSAQPNAILLDVMLPDMDGPTTFQNLQADPLTAHIPVIFLTAKIQPVDRARFTNLGVTAVIAKPFDPLTLAKQVAEVLGW, encoded by the coding sequence ATGGATACGAAGTGCGTGCTAATTGTTGATGATGAACCTGACATCCGCGAAGTCGCGCAGGTCAGCCTGGAGATGATGGGAGGATGGCAAGTGTTGACCTCCGATTCTGGTCGAGATGGTCTTGCCAAGGCTAAATCCGCACAACCCAATGCTATCTTGTTAGATGTGATGCTACCAGATATGGATGGGCCGACAACATTTCAAAATTTGCAAGCCGATCCGTTGACTGCTCATATTCCTGTAATTTTCCTGACAGCCAAAATCCAGCCAGTCGATCGCGCCCGCTTTACTAATTTGGGAGTTACGGCAGTTATTGCTAAACCTTTCGATCCGTTAACCTTAGCTAAGCAGGTAGCTGAGGTATTGGGTTGGTAA
- a CDS encoding peptidoglycan-binding protein → MEFQAFVHGVFASTQSAASDDASRTQDLNFVNAAFKSALTAKVAFYTAIAVAASIGSSLTSLPIFAAEYSASTSDLQSLLASRGFYGGEVDGIAGEKTKQAIIKAQQFYGLNTDGIVGEVTLVALQEDKAESSTDAAIATNISVSDLQNLLAKRGFYKGDIDGVFGTSTKDAVIQAQKFYGLTPDGIVGSKTVAALEADTDAAQTASSLTGDDVVRLQKLLTSRGFYSGPISGFIGNLTKEAILKAQKFYGLTEDGVPGKATFAALEADSEYNKSAKTEDIKHVQSLLAERGFYKGEIDGVLGEGTKEAIRTAQRFYGLTVDGVAGAGTISALSGNKARRVSTHSTPPAKSVTASSDRTATRTTTATRTPSAPEKIASKQPPAKTASKPNSPAKIAAKPAPAKPEVPKAATKPAPTPSKVEKPAASQVTVKPNPTKPVATKTTPAQETTKVTATKPAPTAEKPVASKPAVTKSAPSKEAAKPDLATKPTPADMPKVEDPAPAQPTAVKPTPAASPEVANPLTAPPQPTPETTASIEPSNPTSTKPGTNNKNVQVSDLQKLLATRGFFTGSTTGVMDNETKNAIMRAQSFYGLTPADGDPSSALVESLNRDPFVAKDN, encoded by the coding sequence ATGGAATTTCAAGCCTTTGTTCACGGTGTTTTTGCTAGCACGCAATCTGCCGCCAGTGATGATGCTAGCCGTACGCAAGATCTAAACTTTGTCAACGCAGCATTCAAGTCAGCCCTGACTGCAAAGGTGGCCTTTTACACCGCGATCGCGGTAGCTGCCTCGATCGGTAGTTCCCTCACAAGTTTACCCATATTTGCGGCTGAGTACAGTGCCAGTACGTCCGATCTACAGAGCTTACTGGCGAGTAGGGGCTTCTATGGTGGCGAAGTTGACGGCATTGCAGGAGAAAAGACCAAACAAGCTATTATCAAGGCTCAGCAATTCTACGGTTTAAATACTGATGGTATTGTGGGTGAAGTAACTTTAGTCGCTTTGCAAGAAGATAAAGCGGAATCATCAACGGATGCAGCGATCGCCACAAATATCTCGGTATCCGATTTGCAGAATTTATTGGCCAAGCGTGGTTTTTATAAAGGTGATATTGATGGCGTCTTTGGCACCAGTACCAAAGACGCAGTGATTCAAGCTCAAAAATTTTATGGCCTGACTCCCGATGGGATTGTGGGTAGCAAGACTGTTGCAGCCTTAGAGGCAGATACGGATGCGGCTCAAACTGCCTCCAGCCTAACGGGCGATGATGTTGTCAGGCTGCAAAAACTTTTGACCTCAAGAGGATTTTACAGTGGGCCAATTAGTGGCTTTATCGGCAACCTGACTAAAGAAGCAATTCTCAAGGCACAAAAGTTTTATGGGTTGACTGAGGATGGCGTACCTGGTAAAGCAACATTTGCAGCTCTAGAAGCCGATAGCGAGTACAACAAATCAGCGAAGACAGAAGATATCAAGCACGTACAGAGTTTGCTAGCAGAGCGGGGATTTTACAAAGGAGAGATCGATGGTGTCCTGGGTGAAGGCACCAAAGAAGCCATCCGTACGGCTCAAAGGTTCTATGGTTTAACAGTTGATGGTGTAGCAGGAGCTGGGACTATTTCCGCTTTGAGTGGGAACAAGGCCAGACGAGTATCAACCCACTCCACACCGCCTGCTAAATCGGTTACAGCATCGAGCGATCGCACCGCAACCAGGACGACTACTGCAACGCGGACTCCATCTGCGCCAGAAAAGATCGCTAGCAAGCAACCTCCTGCCAAAACTGCGTCAAAGCCCAACTCTCCCGCTAAAATCGCAGCTAAACCAGCCCCTGCAAAGCCAGAGGTTCCAAAAGCTGCTACTAAGCCTGCACCGACTCCCTCTAAAGTAGAGAAGCCAGCCGCAAGCCAGGTGACAGTGAAGCCCAATCCTACTAAACCAGTTGCTACTAAAACTACACCTGCGCAAGAGACGACCAAAGTCACAGCAACTAAACCCGCACCCACAGCAGAGAAACCAGTGGCTTCTAAGCCCGCAGTTACCAAATCGGCTCCTAGTAAGGAAGCAGCCAAACCCGATCTAGCCACCAAGCCCACTCCCGCAGATATGCCTAAGGTTGAGGATCCTGCGCCCGCACAGCCAACAGCCGTCAAACCAACACCTGCTGCTAGTCCTGAAGTGGCGAACCCTCTTACTGCCCCACCACAGCCAACCCCAGAAACAACTGCATCGATTGAGCCATCCAATCCTACCAGCACTAAGCCTGGAACAAACAATAAAAACGTGCAGGTATCGGATTTGCAGAAACTGCTCGCTACGCGTGGTTTTTTCACTGGTTCCACCACGGGAGTAATGGATAATGAAACCAAGAATGCGATTATGAGAGCTCAAAGTTTCTATGGTCTGACTCCTGCGGATGGCGATCCATCCTCGGCATTAGTCGAGAGTCTAAATCGCGATCCTTTTGTAGCTAAAGATAATTAA
- the serA gene encoding phosphoglycerate dehydrogenase, producing MPKILVSDPIDQVGIDILSQVATVDVKTTLSPAEIIQVIPEYDAIMIRSGTKLTKEIVEAGKNLKIIGRAGVGVDNVDVPTATRQGIVVVNSPEGNTIAAAEHTLAMMLSLSRFIPEANTSLKSGKWDRKSFTGVEVYKKTLGVIGLGKIGSHVATVARAMDMKLLAYDPFLTAERAEKLGVNLVDLEILLRESDYITLHLPKTKETYHLIDAEKIAIMKPGVRIVNCARGGIIDEAALAAALQNGQIAGAALDVFENEPLEPDSPLRQIGSQLILTPHLGASTEEAQANVAIDVAEQIRDVLLGLPARAAVNIPGLGPDVWQKLKPYLQLAEMLGNLVGQLAGGRVDTLDVRLQGEIASSESQPIVVAALKGLLSPALRERVNFVNASLEAKERGIRVTETRDATVEDYTGSLHLTANGLQGQQSVTGALLGKSELRITNINGFPINVAPTNYMLLTLHRDMPGIIGGIGSLLGNFNVNIASMQVGRRIVRGEAVMVLNIDDPLPPGLLEEIMRIQGVKDAYVVNL from the coding sequence ATGCCCAAAATTCTTGTTTCTGACCCAATTGACCAAGTAGGGATTGATATCCTGTCTCAAGTCGCTACTGTCGATGTTAAAACAACGCTTAGTCCCGCAGAAATTATCCAGGTTATTCCGGAATACGATGCGATCATGATTCGCTCGGGGACTAAGTTAACCAAAGAGATCGTTGAAGCTGGCAAAAACCTCAAAATCATCGGTCGTGCTGGCGTTGGGGTAGATAACGTTGATGTTCCAACCGCCACGCGCCAAGGGATCGTTGTAGTTAATTCACCGGAAGGAAATACGATCGCTGCCGCCGAGCACACCCTGGCAATGATGCTTTCTCTGTCTCGGTTTATTCCCGAAGCAAATACCTCGCTCAAGTCTGGCAAGTGGGATCGCAAGAGCTTTACCGGGGTTGAGGTATACAAGAAAACTTTGGGAGTAATTGGCCTGGGTAAAATCGGCTCCCATGTTGCTACCGTAGCGCGGGCTATGGATATGAAACTCCTGGCATACGACCCGTTTTTAACGGCTGAACGGGCTGAAAAGTTGGGAGTTAACTTAGTAGATTTGGAAATATTACTGCGTGAATCCGACTACATTACATTGCATCTACCGAAAACCAAGGAAACCTATCACCTGATCGATGCTGAAAAAATTGCGATTATGAAGCCAGGCGTGCGGATTGTTAACTGTGCCCGTGGAGGCATTATCGACGAAGCCGCGCTCGCAGCAGCGCTCCAGAACGGCCAGATCGCAGGTGCAGCCCTGGATGTATTTGAAAACGAACCTTTAGAGCCAGATTCTCCTCTGCGGCAGATTGGCTCGCAGTTGATTTTAACCCCTCATTTGGGAGCCTCGACAGAAGAAGCACAGGCAAATGTCGCGATCGACGTAGCCGAACAAATCCGGGATGTCCTACTCGGTCTGCCTGCTCGCGCCGCTGTAAATATCCCTGGCTTGGGCCCCGATGTGTGGCAAAAACTGAAGCCATACCTACAGCTAGCAGAAATGTTGGGTAACCTGGTGGGGCAGTTGGCTGGCGGGCGCGTCGATACGCTTGACGTGCGCTTGCAAGGTGAAATTGCCAGCAGCGAAAGTCAACCAATTGTGGTAGCAGCCCTGAAGGGATTGCTCTCCCCTGCTCTGCGCGAACGGGTCAATTTTGTCAATGCGAGTCTGGAAGCTAAAGAGCGCGGTATCCGAGTCACTGAAACCCGCGATGCTACGGTCGAAGACTACACTGGTTCGCTGCACCTGACTGCCAATGGTCTGCAAGGGCAGCAATCGGTCACCGGAGCTTTGCTGGGTAAATCGGAGTTACGCATTACCAACATCAATGGCTTTCCCATTAATGTGGCACCAACCAACTACATGCTACTGACCTTGCATCGGGATATGCCGGGGATCATTGGTGGTATTGGCTCTTTGTTAGGTAATTTCAATGTCAATATTGCCAGCATGCAGGTTGGTCGTCGCATTGTACGCGGTGAAGCTGTAATGGTACTAAATATCGACGATCCTCTGCCTCCTGGTCTTTTGGAAGAGATTATGCGAATTCAGGGCGTAAAAGATGCTTATGTTGTGAATTTGTAA
- a CDS encoding methyltransferase domain-containing protein, with translation MPELNSRIRDFYDASSGLWEQIWGEHMHHGYYAPGETSQKDRRLAQIDLIDRLLAWALPSDYTPTSILDVGCGIGGSALYLADRYDFRTYEDRQVTGITLSPVQAERASARAIELGLQSRSQFLVADAMAMPFPDRSFDLVWSLESGEHMPDKAKFLQECDRVLKPGGRLILATWCHRDTSKRALSNDELQHLQRIYNVYCLPYVISLSEYEAIARRMNFRQIKTADWSEAVSPFWDEVIESAISPAAIWGVWRSGLNTLIAALSLRQMAKGYARGLIRFGILAATK, from the coding sequence ATGCCAGAGCTAAATTCGCGCATCCGAGACTTTTATGATGCCTCTTCAGGTTTGTGGGAGCAGATCTGGGGAGAGCACATGCACCACGGTTATTATGCCCCCGGCGAAACCAGCCAGAAGGATCGCAGGCTGGCTCAAATCGACCTGATCGATCGCCTTTTAGCATGGGCATTACCATCAGACTATACGCCCACATCTATTCTGGATGTGGGCTGCGGTATTGGTGGCAGCGCTTTGTATTTAGCCGATCGCTACGACTTCAGAACCTACGAAGATCGGCAGGTTACCGGGATTACGCTCAGCCCCGTACAGGCAGAGCGAGCCTCAGCTAGAGCTATAGAACTGGGACTGCAATCGCGATCGCAATTTTTAGTAGCCGACGCGATGGCAATGCCTTTTCCCGATCGCAGCTTCGATCTGGTGTGGTCCTTGGAAAGTGGCGAGCACATGCCAGATAAGGCAAAATTTTTACAGGAATGCGATCGCGTTTTGAAACCGGGTGGCAGGCTCATTTTGGCCACCTGGTGTCATCGAGATACCTCTAAACGCGCGCTTAGTAATGACGAACTTCAACATTTACAGCGTATATATAATGTCTACTGCTTGCCCTATGTAATTTCGCTGTCCGAGTATGAAGCGATCGCCCGCCGCATGAATTTTCGACAGATTAAAACCGCAGATTGGTCGGAGGCAGTGTCTCCATTTTGGGATGAGGTAATCGAATCGGCGATCTCGCCCGCAGCTATTTGGGGTGTCTGGCGATCGGGACTCAATACATTGATAGCAGCATTATCTCTGCGCCAAATGGCAAAGGGCTATGCACGGGGTTTAATTAGGTTTGGCATTTTGGCAGCTACTAAATAG
- a CDS encoding PAS domain S-box protein: MIDNQPQTQTSPSLLQAIFERNPDGIIVTDDNCTCVEANAAACNLLGISRAELIGRSVTYFLELRCILAQSGCNLVSTEISRAGCRLHRTDGSLREVEYAVAINCLPGLHLITLRDSSYTQTMGAELLHQSEERFLTLVETSSDWVWEINENMTYTYSSPKVTDIAGYKPSEIIGKTPFELLPERQAQRMARAFDVITSRREPFYNLESLHVHKNGHLIVVETNAAPIFDLDGEFRGYRGISRDITDRKRVEKSLRERELQIAAIANNISCSIYRLVVRADKTMEMVFISTGLYEITGILPETVMAEPQKFFDLIHPEDRDRCKCVLQDAVNSLQPFTQEFRLISTTGKVKWVRNSAHLSSLDVDIAIDGVLIDISDRKQAEEALRQSENNLAEAQRLAHLGSWQFDLATQTLVWSDEAFRIFGLEVGQPIPTYRELLKNYGLRDAKKIAASLRQAIAHNKPFEIEAEITRLDGSLRYLLVRGNPLFNAQGEVSQLFGMMLDITERKQAEVAMADLAAIVKFSDEAIIGMTLSGTITSWNLGAHLIYGYTEEEAVGQNIINLLVPRGEIIGISGPDSRAAQDIISYYTTPHMRKDGKIIEVLMTISPVKDAFGNITGSSVISRDISDRRAVERLKDEFISIVSHELRTPLTAMHGALGLLLTGNLGKLEPKGQRMLEIAVDNTSRLVRLTNDILTLESLESGRVQLSQKICNITDLLEQAVRSMQPIADKAGVTLSISPLSAKIVVDGDRIIQVLTNLLSNAIKFSPPNESVELKATIESDRHLLQPSGWEFQSDDSRQQVLLITVRDYGRGIPSDKLNVIFERFQQVDASDSRQKGGTGLGLAICRSIVQQHGGRIWVESIVDRGSTFFISLPISVPRAMRGRSLPSRDMRVIL, encoded by the coding sequence ATGATCGACAACCAGCCACAAACCCAAACCAGCCCTTCTCTGCTGCAAGCCATTTTCGAGCGTAACCCAGATGGCATCATCGTTACCGACGATAATTGTACTTGTGTAGAGGCAAATGCGGCTGCATGCAATTTACTAGGCATATCTAGAGCCGAATTAATTGGTCGTAGCGTGACGTATTTTCTGGAATTGCGGTGCATTTTAGCCCAAAGTGGCTGCAATTTAGTGTCAACTGAAATTTCCAGAGCGGGATGTCGCCTGCATCGCACGGATGGGAGCCTGCGAGAGGTAGAGTATGCAGTAGCCATAAACTGTTTGCCCGGTCTCCACCTGATTACGCTAAGAGATAGCAGTTATACCCAAACTATGGGGGCTGAACTGCTCCATCAGAGTGAAGAACGTTTCCTCACCCTGGTTGAGACCTCAAGCGATTGGGTGTGGGAAATTAATGAGAACATGACTTATACTTACTCAAGTCCTAAGGTAACGGATATCGCGGGCTACAAACCAAGCGAGATTATTGGTAAAACTCCTTTTGAGTTGTTACCAGAGCGCCAGGCGCAACGTATGGCTAGAGCATTCGATGTTATTACCAGTCGGCGCGAGCCTTTCTATAATCTGGAAAGTTTGCACGTTCATAAGAACGGTCATCTCATTGTTGTAGAGACTAATGCTGCTCCCATTTTCGATCTAGATGGAGAATTTCGAGGCTATCGTGGCATCAGCCGGGATATCACCGATCGCAAGCGTGTCGAGAAATCCCTCCGAGAAAGAGAACTGCAAATTGCCGCGATCGCCAATAATATCTCCTGTTCGATCTACCGTCTGGTCGTGCGCGCAGATAAAACAATGGAGATGGTATTTATCAGTACGGGTTTGTATGAGATTACCGGTATATTACCAGAGACGGTAATGGCCGAGCCGCAGAAATTCTTCGATCTAATTCACCCTGAAGATCGCGATCGATGCAAGTGCGTACTCCAGGATGCAGTAAACTCTTTACAACCGTTTACCCAGGAGTTTCGCTTGATCTCCACTACGGGCAAGGTGAAATGGGTGCGTAATAGCGCTCACCTATCATCGCTGGATGTAGATATTGCGATTGATGGCGTGCTTATAGACATTAGCGATCGCAAGCAAGCAGAAGAAGCTTTACGCCAAAGTGAAAATAACTTAGCTGAGGCGCAAAGGCTAGCTCACCTGGGCAGTTGGCAGTTCGATTTAGCTACGCAGACTCTAGTGTGGTCTGATGAAGCATTTCGCATCTTTGGCTTAGAAGTGGGGCAACCAATTCCAACCTATCGAGAATTGCTGAAGAATTACGGCTTGCGAGATGCGAAGAAGATCGCCGCATCCCTGAGGCAGGCGATCGCCCATAATAAGCCATTCGAGATCGAAGCTGAAATCACCAGATTGGATGGGAGCTTGCGCTATCTATTAGTGAGGGGCAATCCTCTATTTAACGCTCAGGGAGAAGTTTCGCAGCTATTTGGAATGATGCTGGATATTACCGAGCGCAAGCAGGCAGAAGTGGCAATGGCCGACCTCGCAGCGATCGTGAAATTCTCGGATGAAGCCATTATTGGCATGACACTCAGCGGCACGATCACGAGCTGGAATTTGGGCGCTCATCTGATCTACGGTTATACTGAGGAAGAAGCTGTTGGTCAAAACATCATCAACTTACTGGTGCCTCGCGGTGAGATAATCGGTATCTCAGGACCAGATTCTAGAGCTGCTCAAGATATCATTAGCTACTACACCACGCCACACATGCGCAAAGATGGCAAGATTATTGAGGTACTGATGACGATATCACCAGTCAAAGATGCATTTGGCAATATTACTGGTAGTTCCGTGATCTCTAGAGATATCAGCGATCGCCGAGCTGTAGAAAGGCTGAAAGATGAATTTATCTCGATTGTCAGCCACGAACTCAGAACTCCATTAACTGCTATGCATGGAGCGTTAGGGCTTTTGCTTACGGGCAATCTTGGCAAGTTAGAACCAAAGGGGCAGCGCATGTTAGAAATTGCTGTTGATAATACCAGCCGTCTGGTGCGACTCACCAACGACATTCTCACACTGGAAAGCCTGGAGTCAGGCAGAGTGCAGCTATCTCAGAAAATTTGTAATATTACCGATCTACTCGAACAAGCGGTACGTAGTATGCAGCCAATTGCTGATAAAGCAGGAGTTACGCTGTCTATATCTCCTTTATCAGCCAAGATAGTTGTGGATGGAGATCGCATCATTCAGGTTCTCACTAATTTACTCAGTAATGCCATCAAGTTCTCTCCCCCCAATGAGTCGGTTGAATTGAAGGCTACTATAGAGAGCGATCGCCACCTCCTCCAGCCCAGTGGGTGGGAGTTTCAATCGGATGACTCGCGGCAACAAGTTCTACTAATTACCGTACGGGATTATGGCAGAGGAATTCCATCTGATAAGTTAAATGTCATTTTTGAGCGATTTCAACAGGTTGATGCCTCCGACAGTCGGCAAAAAGGAGGAACGGGACTGGGTTTAGCGATTTGTCGCAGTATCGTCCAACAGCACGGCGGTCGGATCTGGGTAGAAAGCATTGTCGATCGAGGCAGCACTTTTTTCATCAGTCTGCCAATCTCAGTGCCACGAGCGATGCGGGGGCGATCGCTCCCCAGCCGAGATATGCGTGTAATTCTGTAG
- a CDS encoding response regulator, translated as MKILLVEDDEATVNLLQLAFSRQQYTIDVALDGNTGWQFAESKDYDLILLDVMLPKLDGISFCRRLRSQQKYVPVLMMTARDAVSDRVLGLDAGADDYLVKPFELSELAARVRSLLRRGKDTAVSKLTWGDIHIDTVRGEAYYRDSPLQLSRKEYAILELFLRHPKQIFAPPKIIDLLWSLDSTPGDETVKAHIKGLRRKLKKLGAPPDAIETVYAQGYRLNPALLAETTTTQSSYAKPKGERKTDVDLPESAEQRMMAKVAQIWQANRLNSVAYVTLLEQSANSLALGNFANEQVQEAAQVAHKLAGSLGMFGFQDGSGLAKQIEQLLQTPDSLDRQQIEQISNFVSEIRHVIETAAVPNAPSPPPQAQPLEEEQRPLLLVVDSDREFAQRLAAEAVARGYRSEIVSTPNAGREWIAREPPVCVITELCFPGESEQPGQVWQFLRELQSAPFDIPTVTLTANDSFSDRLEAARCGSRIFLQKTSALSAIVESVTQLLNRDSSSTVRVLAVDDDPQILELLHSLLEPHGIQVISLNDPSRFWPVFEETVPDMIILDIKMSDINGIELCQIIRSDPTWHLMPIIFLTAHTDEPTIQSLFAAGADDWIAKPATTSMLVTRIFNRLERIHRLRLQAEVDPLTGVSNRRKSGEEVKRLIGLAKRYEQPFCLGVLDLDKLKLMNERYGKNCGDRVLHTIGNLLPRQFRNEDVVACWGGGEFIVGMYGITKADSVERLAETLENIRQIEFCDPKGHRFNVTLSAGVAQYLVDGADLDMLYKSASGALYQAKSTGRDRVLPVGWQPPHPEHQFTTDVVLVSDETIIPYQLIRDLGRRGFHAHWRSDYHGAVDNLCDASLRPRVIILGAAPPDLSHLELLKRLKRKKVLQPIRVILLSDDSSEAQQAMGLGAFDYVVRPWTVSVLLQRLRRALKP; from the coding sequence ATGAAAATTCTATTGGTAGAAGATGATGAAGCTACAGTCAATTTATTGCAACTAGCCTTTTCCCGGCAACAATACACGATTGATGTTGCCCTAGATGGGAACACGGGTTGGCAGTTTGCCGAAAGTAAGGACTACGATCTGATCCTGCTAGATGTAATGCTGCCCAAGCTAGATGGAATTAGTTTTTGTCGTCGTCTGCGATCGCAGCAAAAATACGTGCCAGTGTTGATGATGACAGCCAGAGATGCTGTCAGCGATCGGGTGCTGGGTTTGGATGCTGGGGCTGACGATTACCTGGTCAAGCCCTTTGAGTTGAGCGAATTAGCTGCTAGAGTGCGATCGCTGCTCAGGCGGGGCAAGGATACAGCCGTATCCAAATTGACATGGGGCGATATTCATATCGATACGGTGCGCGGAGAAGCATATTACCGCGACAGCCCCCTTCAACTATCTCGCAAAGAGTATGCCATTTTAGAACTATTCCTGCGGCACCCCAAACAAATATTTGCCCCACCTAAAATTATCGACTTGCTCTGGTCTCTTGATAGTACCCCTGGCGACGAGACAGTCAAGGCACATATTAAGGGGCTGCGTAGAAAATTAAAAAAATTAGGAGCGCCTCCCGATGCAATTGAAACTGTTTACGCTCAGGGCTATCGCCTCAACCCAGCTTTGTTGGCCGAGACAACTACAACTCAGTCATCCTACGCTAAGCCGAAAGGGGAGAGAAAAACCGATGTCGACCTGCCGGAGTCAGCCGAACAGCGGATGATGGCCAAGGTGGCTCAGATCTGGCAAGCTAATAGGCTCAATAGCGTTGCCTATGTCACGCTGCTAGAGCAGTCCGCAAATTCACTAGCTTTAGGCAACTTTGCCAACGAACAGGTGCAGGAAGCAGCCCAGGTGGCACATAAATTAGCTGGTTCCCTAGGCATGTTTGGGTTTCAAGACGGCTCTGGGTTAGCCAAGCAGATAGAGCAACTATTACAAACGCCTGACTCGCTAGATCGCCAGCAAATCGAGCAAATTAGCAATTTTGTGTCCGAAATACGACATGTAATTGAAACGGCTGCCGTCCCAAATGCACCTTCTCCTCCTCCCCAGGCTCAACCTTTAGAGGAAGAGCAAAGACCTTTATTATTGGTTGTAGATAGCGATCGCGAATTTGCCCAACGACTGGCAGCAGAGGCGGTGGCGCGCGGCTATAGAAGTGAAATCGTATCTACTCCCAATGCAGGGAGGGAGTGGATTGCCCGCGAACCCCCGGTTTGTGTAATTACGGAGCTATGCTTTCCTGGCGAGTCAGAACAGCCCGGGCAGGTCTGGCAATTTTTGAGGGAGTTACAGTCTGCTCCCTTTGACATTCCAACAGTCACGCTGACTGCTAACGATAGTTTTTCCGATCGCTTAGAAGCAGCTAGGTGTGGCAGCCGAATTTTCTTACAAAAAACTTCTGCTCTATCTGCGATCGTAGAGTCGGTAACTCAGTTACTCAATCGCGACTCCAGTAGCACGGTTAGGGTTTTAGCGGTAGATGACGATCCGCAAATATTGGAGCTATTACACAGCCTGCTGGAGCCGCACGGCATTCAGGTAATCTCCCTCAACGATCCATCGCGATTTTGGCCTGTTTTTGAAGAAACAGTGCCAGATATGATAATTCTCGATATCAAAATGTCAGACATCAATGGAATCGAACTCTGTCAAATCATCCGCAGCGACCCCACCTGGCATCTGATGCCGATAATTTTTCTCACTGCCCATACCGACGAACCGACCATCCAAAGTCTGTTTGCCGCTGGTGCCGATGACTGGATCGCTAAGCCCGCCACCACTTCGATGCTGGTGACTCGGATTTTCAATCGTCTAGAACGCATCCATAGATTGCGCTTGCAAGCAGAAGTCGATCCCCTTACAGGTGTATCGAATCGCCGCAAGTCTGGAGAGGAAGTCAAACGCTTGATCGGTCTGGCAAAGCGCTACGAACAGCCATTCTGTCTGGGCGTTCTGGACTTGGATAAGTTGAAGTTGATGAACGAGCGATATGGTAAGAACTGCGGCGATCGCGTACTGCATACCATAGGCAACCTGTTACCCCGCCAGTTTCGCAATGAAGATGTGGTCGCCTGTTGGGGCGGCGGCGAATTTATCGTTGGCATGTACGGCATCACCAAAGCCGATAGCGTAGAGCGTTTAGCAGAAACCCTGGAGAACATCCGCCAAATTGAATTCTGCGATCCTAAAGGTCATAGGTTTAATGTCACGCTCAGTGCTGGTGTAGCCCAGTATCTAGTCGATGGGGCAGATCTCGATATGTTATATAAATCTGCCAGTGGAGCCTTATACCAAGCAAAATCTACCGGACGCGATCGCGTTCTCCCTGTTGGTTGGCAACCACCCCATCCAGAACATCAGTTTACTACTGATGTCGTATTAGTTTCAGATGAAACAATAATTCCCTATCAACTCATCCGCGATCTAGGGAGAAGGGGATTTCACGCCCACTGGCGATCGGACTATCATGGAGCAGTCGATAACCTTTGCGACGCTAGTCTCAGACCCAGGGTAATTATTTTAGGAGCAGCTCCACCGGATCTAAGTCATCTGGAGTTGCTCAAGCGCCTCAAGCGTAAGAAGGTACTGCAACCCATTCGTGTCATCTTACTGAGCGATGATTCTAGCGAAGCTCAACAAGCAATGGGCTTGGGAGCTTTTGACTACGTAGTTCGACCCTGGACAGTCTCTGTTTTATTGCAAAGGCTACGTCGTGCTTTAAAACCTTGA